GACAGTTGAGAATAATTTGCATTTATAATCACAGGTAATTGCTAGCCTTTAGCAAAGTTGAAAGGCTTTAAGCAGTGCTTGCCAGCCCAAGCAACAGCAGCAGCGCCAAAACCACCGTTTCGGAGCAACAGCATGAATCCCCACAATCCTCAACAAGATCTCGAAACCGGCAACATCGTCAACGTCGACTGGGAGATCCGCTGGCAAGTTTATTACCGTCTGCGCGATTTGGGCATTTCCTGCTGCTGCCTCCCCAATCAGCCTTTGCGCGTTTGGATCAACGGCCCCACCGAGGCTGTCCAGCTCGAAAGCGTCGTTCGGCAAATGACGACACCGCGCTCCTCCCTAGCTCAGTGGCTAGAGCGCTGCTGGTCCACTGAGTCATAGCGGTCGCTCGGCACAGGTCTTTTCGGGCGCTGCCCTCATTTTTCTTCCAGAGCTGCTGCAAAACTATTGATACTGATCGTCAGTAGCTCAGCACCCTTGAGATCTTTTAGAAACCCATAGAAATTTGGTAAATTTCTCGAGCGCTCCCTTCATTCCCGAAACTCGCTGAGCGGCAGTGCACTGCCCCGGTTTGGGTACATCCAAAGGGCTGATGACGAACTGACTTTTGAGCGGGAGAGCGCCTAGATAGATGGGGGGGTGTAGGTCGGCTCTAGGTAAATCGCGTGAACGTTGGGGCCAAAGTCAAGGCGATCGCCCGCTTTCAGCTCCCAAGACTCTTGTTTGTGGCCATTCACCAAAATGCCGTTGGTGCTGCGCTTGCCCTCCAGGGTGCCGTCCACAACTTGATAGGCGTAGCTGCCATCGGGCTGAGGCAGACAGACCAAAGTGCCATGGACCCGCGAGACAAATTGGGAATGGATGCGAATCGTGCAGCGCGGGTCGCGACCTACGGTACAGAGGTTTTCTGTGAGGGGGATTTCTCGCTGACCTAGCTCGTCTTCGAGCAGCAGGGCCGGGCGGTAGCGGACCGCAGGCGTAGGCTCGGGGCTACTTTTTTCTACCTCTGGCTTTGTGGGCT
This genomic stretch from Geitlerinema sp. PCC 7407 harbors:
- a CDS encoding Asr1405/Asl0597 family protein, with translation MNPHNPQQDLETGNIVNVDWEIRWQVYYRLRDLGISCCCLPNQPLRVWINGPTEAVQLESVVRQMTTPRSSLAQWLERCWSTES